One part of the Effusibacillus pohliae DSM 22757 genome encodes these proteins:
- a CDS encoding DUF188 domain-containing protein — MSTQHILLDLDDTLIHCNRHFTWTREKFLNRMMELFKDYPLDRKLVDATQQQIDVAGVEQKGLGKNRFPESLVQTYRLMCAKYGKQPSKQEEKELFELGHSVYDFAVELYPHALSTLEKLIERGHELYLYTGGDRQIQTQKVINAGLEAIFPEERRFIFEHKNTLMLKKIMQKHRFDPNRTWMVGNSARNDIRPALELGLHAIHIPDAYGWEYDRVELDIPAKGHFHVLKSIKEVPDVIEQSIREGRLREPVRNIWIDADGCPRGVIRITREYAEKLNIPCWTVSNFHHELAGDTHIVVDDASQSADLAILNRCQAGDLVITQDIGLAAMVLGKQCRALGICGQEYRPEEIALLLELREQSAKFRRAGGRTKGPRKRTSADDAAFAAGLKRILEI; from the coding sequence TTGTCGACCCAGCATATTTTGCTTGATCTGGACGATACCCTGATTCATTGCAACCGGCATTTTACCTGGACGCGCGAAAAATTTCTGAACCGGATGATGGAACTGTTCAAAGACTATCCGCTTGACCGCAAGCTGGTCGACGCCACCCAGCAGCAAATCGACGTGGCTGGCGTGGAACAAAAGGGACTGGGCAAAAACCGCTTTCCTGAATCGCTTGTCCAAACCTACCGGCTGATGTGCGCCAAATACGGAAAGCAGCCGAGCAAACAGGAAGAGAAGGAACTGTTCGAGCTGGGGCATTCCGTGTATGATTTTGCTGTGGAATTGTATCCGCACGCGCTGTCCACACTGGAAAAATTGATCGAACGGGGACACGAGCTGTACCTGTACACCGGCGGCGATCGCCAGATTCAGACGCAAAAGGTGATCAATGCAGGACTGGAGGCGATTTTTCCGGAGGAGCGGCGGTTTATTTTTGAGCATAAAAATACGTTGATGTTAAAAAAAATCATGCAAAAACACCGTTTTGACCCGAACCGCACGTGGATGGTGGGCAATTCCGCGCGCAACGACATTCGTCCCGCTCTGGAATTGGGGCTGCACGCGATTCACATTCCGGACGCGTACGGTTGGGAATATGATCGCGTCGAGCTGGACATTCCCGCCAAAGGGCATTTTCATGTGCTGAAGTCGATCAAGGAGGTGCCCGACGTAATTGAACAGTCGATCCGGGAGGGGCGGTTGCGAGAACCGGTCAGGAACATCTGGATCGACGCAGACGGGTGTCCGCGCGGAGTCATCCGGATCACGCGCGAGTACGCGGAAAAGCTGAACATCCCGTGTTGGACGGTGTCCAATTTTCACCATGAATTGGCCGGTGACACGCACATTGTGGTGGATGATGCCTCGCAATCGGCCGATCTGGCGATTCTCAACCGCTGCCAGGCAGGCGATCTAGTGATTACGCAAGACATCGGTTTGGCTGCGATGGTGCTCGGCAAACAGTGCCGCGCGCTGGGGATCTGCGGACAGGAGTACCGACCGGAGGAGATTGCACTGCTGCTGGAACTGCGGGAGCAATCGGCCAAATTCCGGCGAGCTGGCGGCCGCACGAAAGGACCCCGCAAGCGGACTTCGGCGGACGATGCAGCGTTTGCAGCGGGATTGAAGCGAATCTTGGAAATCTGA